The Lagopus muta isolate bLagMut1 chromosome 8, bLagMut1 primary, whole genome shotgun sequence genome contains a region encoding:
- the FRZB gene encoding secreted frizzled-related protein 3 produces the protein MWRGLPALALAALLLLGRAPAGRAAACEPVRIPLCKPLPWNMTKMPNHLHHSTQANAVLAMEQFEGLLGTNCSPDLLFFLCAMYAPICTIDFQHEPIKPCKSVCERARAGCEPVLIRYRHAWPESLACDELPLYDRGVCISPEAIVTAEGADFPMDSNNGNCRGTGIERCKCKPIKATQKTYLRNNYNYVIRAKVKEVKTKCHDVTAVVEVKEILKSSLVNIPKDTVNLYTNSGCLCPPLSANEEYIIMGYEDEERSRLLLVEGSIAEKWKDRLGKKVKRWDQKLRHLGKAKGEPGQSDSAPKTGKPSNARQARS, from the exons ATGTGGCGGGGGCTGCCGGCGCTGGCCCTGGccgcgctgctgctgctggggcgggcgccggcggggcgggcggcggcctGCGAGCCGGTGCGCATCCCGCTATGCAAGCCGCTGCCCTGGAACATGACCAAGATGCCGAACCACCTGCACCACAGCACGCAGGCCAACGCCGTGCTGGCCATGGAGCAGTTCGAGGGGCTGCTGGGCACCAACTGCAGCCCAGACCTGCTCTTCTTCCTGTGCGCCATGTACGCGCCCATCTGCACCATCGACTTCCAGCACGAACCCATCAAGCCCTGCAAGTCCGTCTGCGAGCGCGCCCGCGCCGGCTGCGAGCCCGTCCTCATCCGCTACCGCCACGCGTGGCCCGAGAGCCTGGCCTGCGACGAGCTGCCGCTCTACGACCGCGGCGTCTGCATCTCCCCCGAGGCCATCGTCACCGCCGAGGGCGCCG ATTTCCCAATGGATTCCAATAATGGCAACTGTAGAGGCACCGGCATTG AACGCTGCAAATGCAAACCCATAAAAGCTACCCAGAAGACCTATCTACGCAACAATTATAACTACG TCATTCGGGCAAAAGTGAAGGAGGTGAAGACTAAATGTCATGATGTCACTGCAGTAGTGGAAGTAAAGGAGATTCTCAAATCTTCCCTGGTGAACATCCCAAAGGACACTGTAAACCTTTACACAAACTCCGGCTGCCTCTGCCCACCGCTCAGTGCCAATGAAGAGTACATCATTATGGGCTACGAAGATGAGGAGCGCTCCAG GTTACTCTTGGTGGAAGGCTCCATAGCCGAGAAATGGAAGGATCGACTTGGTAAAAAAGTAAAG CGCTGGGATCAAAAGCTCCGCCACCTGGGCAAGGCGAAAGGAGAGCCGGGACAAAGCGATTCGGCACCGAAGACTGGGAAGCCCAGCAATGCCCGGCAAGCTCGCAGCTAG